TTTACTACGTACCGGAAAATCAACTTCTGACCGGATATCCTGGCGAAAGGCAATGGTCGTGTTTTTCTCCCAGGGAGCAATCAGCCCATAAATGAGCTCATGGAAGCTGGTATGTTCCAGCATGGGTGGACTCAGGTCATGGGAAATCCTTCTGGCTTCCTCGATACAGTCATTTAGTAACCGATCGGTTTCACTCTGGTCGTGCACCAGCTGATTCCTGATCCGAAGTACGGTCAGTTTACCAATTAAGGTATCATGCAAATCTGCTGCAAAACGCCGCCGCTCATTTTCCTGTACTATAATATTCGTTTCCTGCAGTTTTTTCTGATGGTCCAACTGCATCTTTGATTCTTTCAACTGATTTTCTACCATTCGCTTAAAACCCGTGTAAACGAGCCTTATAATCGAAAATACGAGTAAAAAAATCAATAAAATTACAATTACAATCCACGGTGCAATTGTTTGTGGGTCCTGCCATTTTTCCATATTGCACGGGTTAGAAACACATAAAACAACAGTGTCAGTATCAGGTTCGCAAACCAAAAATAAAATTTAAGTATCGAAGTTTCATTAATAAGGTAGTTAATCGGCAGGAAGAAAATCAAATTCAAAGAAAAAAAACCCAGTATAACCGAATTAAGGAGAAAAAGATCCCATTCCGTCTGTGTCTGGGAATTGATTTTTTCGAAGAAGTAGGCTATCGAAAAGCATACTATCAGAAAGGTGTCGACCACTTTGGAATACGATTGAAAATCTGCGACATGCAACATCTTAAGGCTCCAGATTTCCCAAAGCATAAAGAGTACCGCAATACCAATCCCTATTAAAAATACCTTCTTATTCTTTTTGAGCAGATTATAATACAATATGGAGAACACGCCAAGTTCCAATAGTGCAAAAATCAATATAAAAATCAAATTATTGCCGTATACATGTCCATAGATACGGCTTATAATATCTGTACTTAAAGCGATAAGCAAATAATACATAATGACTTTATGGCTCAAGTCCAGTGACCGGTAGCAATACACCCCAGTCACTACACCAACAAACAGAACTATAGGAGATACAAAAGTAAACAGATCCAACAGTTCGTAAAACGTCATACTTTCTCAGCCAGTTTCAAAAGGTTAAAATGTTCCGGCTCTAAGTCAAAAGGTTTGAATGGCGGAACAGGACGTACTGTATCGTAATAAACGACCTCTTGTACCTTGGTAAAATCAATTCCGGAAACGATCACTAAGTCTGCTGAATAGGCTGATTTATTCTCATCACTGGGCTTCAAGGCGAAATGACTTTGGTATACGTACTGTTCTTCTTCGGTTGAATTTTTCAGATATTCTGTAGGAATCGCAAAAGCCTTATAAATACCGTCTTTGGTATCAATGGTATCTTTTGCCCAGGTAGGAAAATCTTTATCCCAGGCCTGTATACGGCGCATGGCTTCTTCTTTGGAAATTTCGTGTCCGTTACCCAGGAGGGATTTGACATTGCATACGGTAATATGCTTTTCGATGACTTTGCGCTCTTCCCCGAATTTGTCACAATTGGACGGAATCAGGAAGAATTTCAATTCCCCTTTGCAAATGCCAGGGTACGCATGCAGGTAATCTGACTTCTCTTCTTTTTCTGTATCGTCTTTGTATTCGAAGTCGAAATACGTTCCCTGAGCCAGAAAACTCTCTATTTTTTTTAAATCTTTACAATCTGAATTCCAGTTTTTAATACTTTCCAGAATGGTGTCAAAATCGAATTGCTGTTCCATAATATTGGGGATAATTGGTAGGTTACTTTGTTTAACGTATACTAAAGACCTCTTGACCTCAATATACACGACAAACTTAATTTTTTAGCATCAAAGAAACAAGGATCTATTACAAAATATCAGTTTATTAACCCTAATTAATCCTTTTATTAGCAAATTTTATCCAAAAAAAATTGAAATTATACAATTTAAAAACATTTTATGATTTTTTACTGATTTTGATAACTCTACTAATCAGCCTATCTTTGCTGTATTCGCTATAGCTACAGCACTGTAGTCCCCCATAGCAGCATTCATTTTCTACCACCTCCCCCGTGATTTAAAATTAATAGCACAATAACAAACCTGGCAACTGTACAGCATAACACAGGATTACCTAAACAATTATTAAAATATCTAAAACATGAACATCACCAATCAATTGGGCCAACTACACAGCAAACATAGTCCTTCTAAAGTATTTTTAATTTTTGGCATCTTTGCCAGTATGCTTTTTATCGGGATTGCTATTTTTATTTATTTTGGAGCCATCCTACCTGTTTTAGAAGGAACGATGCATTTTTCCGGAGACATTACTGTTTTATACTGGTGTATCCTGTTTTTAGTAGTCGTTGGTTTCGGCATTCTGGCATTGGCACTTTTCCGTAATAAAGGAAAAACGTTTTACCTCTATGATTTAGGAATTGTCACAGTAGATCAAGGGCAGCAAACCTCATTATTGTATGAAAATATGCAGGACGTATATCTTTTTACCTCCGGAAAAAGCATAATTGCAAACAATATTGCGTTCCGTAGCGGCAATACCAGTCAATGGGGAGCTATCAGTGCCAAATATAATAATGTCTCCAAAGCTATTGACACTATTACCGGACAACATACCGAATTGTATGCCTCTAAAATGATTCAGGAATTAAAAAACGGCAAATCTGTTACCTTTCATTATATTGATTACACTACTG
The Flavobacterium kingsejongi genome window above contains:
- a CDS encoding sensor histidine kinase; amino-acid sequence: MEKWQDPQTIAPWIVIVILLIFLLVFSIIRLVYTGFKRMVENQLKESKMQLDHQKKLQETNIIVQENERRRFAADLHDTLIGKLTVLRIRNQLVHDQSETDRLLNDCIEEARRISHDLSPPMLEHTSFHELIYGLIAPWEKNTTIAFRQDIRSEVDFPVRSKIQLTRIFRS